Proteins found in one Chrysiogenes arsenatis DSM 11915 genomic segment:
- a CDS encoding tetratricopeptide repeat protein produces MPSHNPLKMMLFPLVVIALVLLATKWDIVMTMFSSKNFHLIEAHMNKSADQLVKETKIPPGGVKGESIPLSVFRKDGGSEPQASPPAPSPEAVRQDVDQAKVWFMKAKEHEERGEYAEALEAYARSFTLDQENAEAFFRHGMISYDMESRAVGTESLRRAVALQGDNVEYRVELARKLVQNREPEAALTHVREALRRDPHNRAALNLHEFLSR; encoded by the coding sequence ATGCCATCACATAACCCATTGAAAATGATGCTGTTTCCGCTGGTAGTTATTGCACTCGTGCTTTTGGCTACTAAGTGGGATATCGTCATGACGATGTTCAGCAGCAAAAACTTTCATCTGATTGAAGCGCATATGAATAAGTCAGCCGATCAACTGGTGAAAGAAACAAAAATTCCGCCAGGTGGCGTAAAAGGGGAAAGTATCCCTTTGAGCGTCTTTCGGAAGGATGGCGGTAGTGAACCTCAAGCGAGTCCGCCAGCGCCGTCCCCTGAGGCGGTTCGTCAGGATGTCGACCAAGCCAAGGTCTGGTTTATGAAGGCCAAGGAACATGAAGAGCGCGGCGAATACGCAGAAGCACTCGAAGCATACGCGCGGAGCTTTACGCTTGACCAAGAGAATGCTGAAGCATTTTTCCGCCACGGTATGATCAGCTATGATATGGAGAGCCGCGCGGTCGGAACAGAAAGCTTACGCCGTGCGGTTGCCCTACAAGGCGACAATGTCGAGTATCGCGTTGAGCTAGCGAGGAAACTGGTACAGAACCGTGAGCCAGAAGCGGCATTGACCCACGTACGCGAGGCACTGCGCCGCGACCCGCACAACAGAGCTGCACTGAACTTACATGAATTTTTGAGTCGTTAA
- the metG gene encoding methionine--tRNA ligase has protein sequence MSRTFYITTPIYYVNDVPHIGHAYTTVACDVAARYHRLIGDDVYFLTGTDEHGMKIERAAHDKGETPQQLADRVVTRFQALWKTLGISHNDFIRTTEERHKRGVHKLFRQLRDQGDIYLGEYEGWYCTPCESFWTETQVGDEIACPDCGRNVEKLKEQSYFFKMSAYAQPLMEHIKANPDFIQPASRRNEIVRFIESGLKDLSISRTSFDWGIKVPDDPAHVIYVWFDALSNYMTALGYESEDEKYRRFWPANVHMVGKDILRFHTVYWPTFLLAAGLPLPKKVFAHGWWTIEGKKMSKSLMNVVDPTMLAERFGIDPIRYFLLREVPFGMDGDFSMQALVGRINSDLANDLGNLLNRISGMMFRYCEGKVPLRSAATGFEDDLIPAINRAMHDYTHAMEEYAFHKALIAIWDIISLLNKYIVATEPWTLKKNGKEDVLATALSTAAEGLRLCANAIAPFMPESSEKIAQALGIQITGEYEMSYAVCGAQMEQMPILFERVELTPETQPSNATENQADVPSLPLIEFDQFLAVSLRAGKIVHAEKVQKSSKLLKLSVDLGEGTLRTIVSGIAQSYAPEELLDKTVSVVANLKPAKLMGIESNGMILAAKNSRNRHEVLFLHDVAPGTEIK, from the coding sequence ATGTCTCGTACGTTTTACATCACAACCCCGATATATTATGTCAACGACGTTCCGCATATTGGTCACGCCTATACGACGGTCGCTTGTGATGTCGCCGCGCGCTACCATCGTTTAATTGGCGATGATGTCTACTTTTTGACCGGTACCGATGAGCACGGCATGAAAATTGAGCGAGCGGCTCACGATAAGGGCGAAACACCTCAGCAACTGGCCGACCGCGTGGTAACTCGCTTCCAGGCACTGTGGAAAACGCTCGGTATATCGCATAACGATTTCATCCGCACCACAGAAGAGCGCCACAAGCGGGGAGTGCATAAGCTATTCCGTCAGTTGCGCGATCAGGGCGATATCTACCTCGGCGAATACGAAGGATGGTATTGCACGCCGTGCGAATCGTTCTGGACTGAAACACAAGTCGGCGACGAAATAGCGTGCCCCGACTGTGGCCGCAATGTCGAAAAGTTGAAAGAGCAATCCTACTTTTTCAAAATGAGCGCCTATGCGCAGCCGCTGATGGAACACATCAAAGCCAATCCTGATTTTATTCAACCGGCCAGCCGCCGCAATGAAATTGTACGCTTTATCGAATCCGGCTTAAAAGACCTTTCTATTTCGCGCACCTCTTTTGACTGGGGCATTAAAGTGCCGGACGATCCGGCGCATGTGATCTACGTGTGGTTTGATGCCCTCAGCAATTACATGACCGCGCTTGGATATGAGTCGGAAGACGAAAAATATCGCCGCTTCTGGCCAGCGAATGTCCACATGGTTGGCAAAGATATTCTCCGCTTCCATACCGTCTACTGGCCAACTTTCTTGCTGGCAGCTGGGCTACCACTGCCGAAAAAAGTTTTTGCTCACGGCTGGTGGACAATTGAAGGGAAAAAGATGAGCAAATCGCTCATGAACGTGGTTGATCCGACCATGTTGGCCGAACGGTTTGGTATTGATCCCATTCGCTACTTCTTGTTGCGCGAAGTCCCTTTTGGCATGGATGGTGATTTCAGCATGCAAGCGCTGGTGGGTCGGATTAATTCTGATCTCGCCAACGATCTGGGCAACCTGCTCAACCGTATTTCCGGTATGATGTTCCGCTATTGTGAAGGGAAAGTTCCACTGCGCAGTGCTGCGACAGGCTTTGAAGATGACCTTATTCCCGCCATCAACCGTGCCATGCACGATTATACTCACGCGATGGAAGAGTATGCCTTCCACAAAGCGCTCATTGCGATTTGGGATATCATCAGCTTGCTCAATAAGTATATCGTGGCAACGGAACCGTGGACGCTCAAGAAGAATGGTAAAGAAGATGTATTGGCAACGGCGCTTTCCACTGCCGCCGAAGGGTTGCGGCTCTGCGCCAATGCGATTGCTCCCTTTATGCCGGAATCGTCCGAAAAAATCGCGCAAGCGCTTGGCATCCAGATCACGGGCGAATATGAGATGAGCTATGCCGTGTGCGGTGCACAGATGGAACAGATGCCCATCCTGTTTGAGCGGGTCGAGCTGACTCCTGAAACACAACCATCCAACGCAACGGAAAATCAGGCGGACGTTCCGTCCCTGCCACTGATTGAATTCGATCAATTTCTGGCCGTTTCATTGCGCGCAGGGAAAATCGTCCATGCCGAAAAAGTCCAGAAATCGAGCAAACTCCTCAAGCTATCGGTCGACCTTGGCGAAGGGACACTGCGAACTATTGTCAGCGGAATTGCGCAATCGTATGCTCCTGAGGAGCTTCTTGATAAAACGGTGAGCGTCGTCGCGAACCTCAAACCAGCGAAACTTATGGGCATCGAGTCCAATGGCATGATACTCGCGGCCAAAAACAGCCGGAACCGCCACGAAGTGCTCTTTCTCCATGATGTCGCTCCGGGCACAGAAATCAAATAA
- a CDS encoding pyridoxamine 5'-phosphate oxidase family protein, with the protein MYSTIRRQDRAISREESNTLLHTAEYGFLATVGSDGQPYGIPLSYVYWNERIYFHCALEGAKLNNIAKNPLVSFCVVGSTEVIPRQFSTKYESVVLFGTAREATGEERHHALLALLSKYSPDFHEEGKAYISQKDHLTRVIAIDIQHITGKARK; encoded by the coding sequence GTGTACTCAACTATACGGCGACAAGACCGTGCTATATCACGCGAGGAATCAAACACACTGTTGCATACTGCAGAGTATGGATTTTTAGCTACAGTCGGTTCAGATGGGCAACCATATGGAATCCCACTCAGCTACGTGTACTGGAATGAACGCATCTATTTCCATTGCGCCCTTGAAGGGGCAAAGCTCAATAACATCGCGAAGAATCCACTCGTTTCATTTTGCGTTGTTGGAAGTACGGAGGTCATTCCCCGTCAATTCAGTACGAAATACGAAAGTGTGGTTCTGTTCGGAACAGCGCGTGAAGCTACTGGCGAGGAGCGCCATCACGCGTTGCTTGCATTGCTGAGTAAATATTCGCCAGACTTCCACGAAGAAGGCAAAGCGTATATTTCACAAAAAGATCACCTGACACGGGTTATTGCCATCGATATCCAGCATATCACAGGCAAAGCGCGTAAATAG
- a CDS encoding PSP1 domain-containing protein, with amino-acid sequence MIVGPAVTTDRDKNRIYRRIIRLANPDDIAMIQANRELEKYAFELGGVKVRKHNLPMKLVRVEYLFDASKITFYFTADGRIDFRELVKDLAFEFKTRIEMRQVGVRDETKLLGGFGPCGRPCCCSQFLRDFAPVSIKMAKEQNLNLSPTKISGLCGRLMCCLVYEHSQYEQALVGMPAVDSNFDNGVIKGIVKKLNPLKKTIIVQTETGKWEEIDLSAEAVAPQPTKTCGYCNGGKCRSLCRTQPHLANAPADDHSDRSKSSQNPDEDDFFEDYNVRAAYDQIAELSESVDEVAPARQDEKPFLSSQQTDDIMHSTETSDEPESAPSLARTGRSRRSKSRRGGADRSAKREKYPLPVTTDQAEHDEMPNRSKPRNATNRRHDAKAPASGEKQYSISRGSSQWSKRNPGNIHSHGGNNGNNE; translated from the coding sequence GTGATTGTCGGCCCCGCTGTCACGACAGATCGCGATAAAAACAGGATTTATCGCCGCATTATCCGTCTGGCAAATCCCGACGATATCGCCATGATTCAAGCCAATCGCGAACTCGAAAAATATGCCTTTGAACTGGGTGGCGTGAAGGTTCGCAAACACAACCTGCCCATGAAACTGGTGCGAGTCGAGTACTTATTCGATGCGAGCAAGATCACTTTTTATTTTACTGCTGATGGCCGCATTGACTTTCGCGAACTGGTAAAAGATCTGGCTTTTGAATTCAAGACTCGCATTGAAATGCGCCAAGTTGGTGTGCGTGACGAAACAAAGCTCCTTGGCGGATTCGGCCCCTGCGGTCGTCCTTGTTGCTGCAGCCAATTCTTGCGTGATTTCGCTCCCGTTTCGATTAAAATGGCAAAAGAACAAAACCTGAATCTCAGCCCAACAAAAATTTCCGGTTTGTGCGGTCGTCTGATGTGTTGTTTGGTCTACGAACACTCGCAGTACGAACAAGCGCTCGTCGGAATGCCCGCCGTCGACAGTAACTTTGACAATGGAGTTATCAAAGGGATTGTCAAAAAACTCAACCCACTGAAAAAAACCATCATCGTCCAAACAGAAACGGGCAAATGGGAAGAAATCGATCTCAGTGCGGAAGCAGTGGCGCCACAGCCAACAAAAACATGTGGTTATTGCAACGGTGGAAAGTGCCGCAGTCTCTGCCGCACACAGCCACATCTTGCTAACGCCCCAGCCGATGACCACTCCGACCGCAGTAAATCATCGCAAAATCCCGATGAAGACGATTTTTTTGAAGACTATAATGTCCGCGCGGCGTATGACCAAATTGCTGAACTTTCAGAGTCAGTCGATGAAGTCGCACCTGCGAGACAAGACGAGAAACCCTTTTTGTCATCGCAACAAACCGACGACATCATGCACAGCACGGAAACATCTGATGAACCGGAAAGTGCTCCATCTCTGGCTCGCACTGGTCGCTCACGCCGCTCGAAATCGCGGCGCGGCGGTGCGGATCGTTCGGCCAAGCGAGAAAAATATCCGCTTCCCGTGACGACTGATCAGGCAGAGCATGACGAAATGCCAAACCGCTCGAAACCGCGCAACGCTACCAACCGTCGTCATGATGCAAAAGCACCTGCGTCAGGCGAAAAACAGTACTCTATCTCGCGAGGCAGTTCGCAATGGAGCAAGCGCAATCCAGGCAACATCCATTCCCATGGCGGCAATAACGGAAATAATGAGTAA
- a CDS encoding ComEC/Rec2 family competence protein, which yields MKAETALRFPLHRYHAVALLLLCIVGAWAASGIVIPEPFSRSLSGTYPIKGFDWRFNGGHLRVADAEGKEYLLRLNNAAMSEIIHRGDQGAITFQGRLTFPSYKGYAQSLVAQGYHGVIYPYRIDFSELQGASWRLQAVGWIRERLLPAGQPLGALLVSVLGGIREYPPEYQSGFGYAGTAHLLAISGLHVGFIFLLGWLATGITPLSFRWRIVISLILPALYVWISGGSIPAFRAFLFLLFFAGGVLWRKHIDVLQCLFLSAIVSLLLWPQTIISASFHFSYGITAILILGGSLYKGRYLWICLLAMAGSIPLSAWYFGYINALSFLANAFAVPLFAAFVYCGVFALALPELLFPVLRMLHTLLQWCNEVVYVVPIRFTAWSAPLLILALIVARWKTLAWWRMGIVVTLIGIGAIQYSTTALRDDNRYYTLSYEPESDTLHFQHKIYRPENSVYAQKELLKHGIWRVANWDMAPEEKEQFRHIRKRETGL from the coding sequence ATGAAGGCGGAAACCGCTCTCAGGTTTCCGCTTCACCGCTACCATGCGGTTGCTCTCTTGTTGTTGTGTATCGTTGGAGCATGGGCCGCCAGCGGCATCGTAATCCCCGAACCTTTCTCGCGCTCTCTTTCAGGCACTTACCCGATTAAGGGATTTGATTGGCGCTTTAATGGTGGACATTTACGTGTGGCTGATGCCGAAGGGAAGGAATACCTTCTCCGATTAAACAATGCCGCTATGAGTGAAATCATCCATCGTGGCGATCAAGGGGCAATTACGTTTCAGGGTCGGCTCACATTTCCCAGCTACAAAGGATATGCGCAATCGCTTGTCGCCCAAGGGTATCATGGCGTTATCTACCCCTACCGCATCGACTTCAGCGAATTACAAGGTGCCTCGTGGCGTCTTCAGGCAGTTGGATGGATACGCGAACGACTCCTGCCTGCCGGTCAACCGCTTGGAGCGCTTTTAGTCAGCGTTTTAGGGGGCATACGCGAGTACCCTCCAGAATACCAATCGGGTTTCGGATACGCCGGAACCGCTCACCTGCTGGCTATTAGCGGATTGCACGTGGGGTTTATTTTTCTGCTTGGCTGGTTGGCAACCGGAATCACGCCACTCTCCTTTCGCTGGCGCATTGTGATAAGTCTCATCTTACCGGCCTTATATGTATGGATTTCCGGTGGAAGTATCCCTGCATTCCGTGCGTTCTTGTTTCTCCTCTTTTTTGCCGGCGGTGTCCTTTGGCGCAAGCACATTGACGTACTGCAATGCCTTTTCTTGAGTGCAATTGTTTCGTTACTGCTTTGGCCACAGACCATTATCAGCGCCAGTTTCCACTTTTCCTACGGTATCACCGCCATACTCATCCTCGGTGGTTCTCTTTACAAGGGGCGTTATCTTTGGATTTGCCTGCTGGCTATGGCTGGGTCGATCCCGCTCAGTGCGTGGTATTTTGGGTATATCAACGCTCTCTCTTTTTTGGCAAATGCCTTCGCTGTTCCGCTCTTTGCGGCATTCGTATATTGTGGCGTATTTGCACTGGCGTTGCCAGAGCTGCTGTTTCCAGTACTGCGCATGCTGCATACGCTCCTGCAATGGTGTAATGAAGTCGTCTACGTGGTGCCAATTCGCTTTACCGCGTGGAGCGCGCCGCTGTTGATTCTGGCACTCATCGTGGCCCGCTGGAAAACGCTTGCGTGGTGGCGCATGGGAATTGTCGTCACACTCATAGGAATTGGCGCTATTCAATATTCAACGACGGCGCTGCGCGATGACAACCGTTACTACACGCTTTCCTATGAGCCAGAAAGCGATACGCTCCATTTTCAGCATAAGATTTACCGTCCCGAAAATAGTGTTTATGCCCAAAAAGAGCTACTGAAACATGGCATCTGGCGTGTGGCAAACTGGGATATGGCACCAGAAGAAAAAGAACAGTTTCGACATATTCGGAAAAGAGAGACAGGATTATAA